The sequence below is a genomic window from Acropora palmata chromosome 5, jaAcrPala1.3, whole genome shotgun sequence.
TTCGAACAGGGTACATAACATATCAGCTGCTTCTTGGACTCTTATGTTATAAAAAGTGTTATGTCAGGGATACCATTGCCAGTTTCATCAAACAGCAAGATGAAGTGTCACCTTCTATTTTTCCTTAACTTCAATGTCACTTAATGTGCTAAGACATTCACACACTAAAGGTCATAATGTGtctctgaaaattttcaaagtgaCACATATTAGAACAAGCAAAAACCTTAAACACCCTAATAAAACAGTAACCTAATGTTATAAAGCAGTAAGATATTTTGATTATTTAGACTGAACACTTCTTGtgacatttttcaaaacagtattGAGTGTGCATTCCATATAACATTGCAGTAGTCTTCTTTTCATGAGtgaaatgtaataataataattattattgcagtgAGAGATTCTGCCTCAGTAACTGACGCAAAATTGGACCtaaaaattcaaatcaaaattcCAGTAAAAGTACTGTTAGGTCACTTCCCATAAAACGCACAGTGGAGTGTAGGTCCATATGTTGATGGTCCTATTTACTCTTGGATATTGTGTGCAGGTTTATTTTCAACTAATTtataatgataaattattattgttatgtaaAGAAATGTGACAAGATTGTGCCAAAACAATCAGAAATTGTAGGTGTTGTGTACAAAGAAGTAGAGCCTAGGATAGTAGTTTTATAACTTAACTATATGAAATATggaatttttgtaaatttaaataactagtaatatttttgttgagaaAACGATTTTGAGTGAAAAGAAGTCTAGCATGTCTTGTGGAGTATTTTATAATTCCCTTGTTTACCCTTGCATTTTCTCAGTTTCCGTTGTTCACAAAATGTCAGAGAGCTGTTAAAATGTCTTCTTTTATTAAAGACGATTTCCGtgtaacctttttttttttgtccaaagatgcacaaataattatttcaatggGGTGATTCATGACTTATGGTGAAGGCCATCTGTAGGTCTTTATGGCCACTAACATGCAGAAGTGCTTGTAACACCATCCTCTGTTTACTGTTTATCATTTCACTCCAGTTGGATCCCAGCAAAAATGAGTGTCACTGTTTATTAAATTTAAAGACTCCATGTTGTATGCAGAGAGTTCAAACTCTGTAATGCTGATGTTGTCCTGAATGTGTTGAGATCTCACTGACTTGGGAATAATGCCTGTGAAACAATGCAACTCTAGTGACTTGATAGCAAATGTTTGTCCAGCCTCAAGGTAAGGTTTAACTAGGGTAAAATTAGGACAGGGGTTTAGTTAATTACACCAATAATAGCTGCCTTGATGAGGAACCCTGAGAATCTCCAGTAAAAGGACTAATATTGGGTAATTATTGTACATGGTGCAAGTTAAGGTGCaatgattttttcctttttctcactttcaataaaatttcattcaaGCAGCATTCTTGCAGTGTGTCACAACATGCATATTGCATACACTTACCCACACCATGCTGAAGTGCCCATCTCAGCAACACTTGGGCTGTTGACTTGTTATGTTGTGTTGCTATGCTTCTGACGACCTCCTCATCTAACAGCTTTATATCAAGGATACCAAAAGAGGAAATAACAATattcaaatcaaattgtcAAGTGCCTGAAACTCTGTTGAAACTAATTAACAtaattctttctcttttttcattgttcgcGTCTGTAAAATACACTTATTCTAACAGCGTTAGCACTGTATGAGGCCTGCTGCTTGCTCTTGTCCAGTAAACAAGCCACTGGTAACTGGTAAATGGCAGAAGGGAGAATCCCCTTTGTTTGGCAGGTTGGcctttttgttgcaaaacagTTACTGTAGTCATTGTACTCTGAAAGTACATTGTTGGTTGAGATGCATTACCCATAGACTCAAGGTTAAGTAACATACAAGTATACTTACAGCTGATCTGTTTCTGACTTTGCCAAGAGAGGTAACAAAAAGGAATTTTTACTTTCAACCTACCTTTCCTTGGCCTAAAGAGGTGTAGGCTTGTAGCCAGATTCTTTTACTTTGACAGTATTCATGTAAATTCTTCTGGTAAAGCCTTGGGTGAAATTCTACCTAAAGTCAAATGTCAAGGTTATTTTATGACCAAGCCAGCTGATCTTGATGTATCACAGTCAACCTGAAATACAGAACATTGCATAGCAACCTTTCTTACCTGTAGCACAGCTGGTACAACCAAAGCAAACTGAAGAAGCTCCTCTAAATGATCAACTGTGTAGTTTGACACACCAATGGACCTCACCAAACCTGCAGAAGATGTACCATTGTTTAAAAGTTAAATGTCTTATCTGTTGATTATAATATTATGCTAAAATTTCAAACCatgttcagttttattttaacaTGCTTATAGGAGGACCTTAGAACCTTAATACATAgtacataattttattctgaAATAGAAGTCAGTTTCCTTGGTTTACAAAATGACAACAAGTGTGAAAATTATGACTGGGTGTAATCCTTACACaaagtcatttgaaattcagttgttgttgttgttttttttttcccaaattaTAACTTTACAAAAACCTTTCCTAAGAAAAAAGCACTGGCAAAGTGCAGTTCACTAAGGACAAAAGATGCCCTTCAAAATCTAACTCACAGGTCAAACTATTATTTTAATCTGTTATTAAATCATTAGTAGTattatctttattattattattagtattattattatgccaGTTTCATTTTGTGGCATTATCCTGTTCATTGATAATGATTTCAATCACCAATGGCATAAATGATGCtgaaacattattttatcatgtTTTTTCACCTCCTCAAtcctttttgaaaaattctaCTGCATGATGAATGTACATTTAAACATCAGTCAAAATGAAAAGGGACTTTGAGaattgtgtttctttttgtcgGTTGATGCTTCATAATAGTACCTGCTTTATAAAGTTTCTCTAACGCTTGCCAACTTTCGTTTCTGAGTTGAGCATTTTTGGGATCCTCCCGTTTCAGTTTCTGGACACCCGGCCAGTGAATGAGGTACAAATCCAAATACTTGCAACCAAGGGCTTCTACAGAATTTAAGCATGCCTTCTCTGCACTATCGAAACCATGATCTCTTGGAGCTAAAGATATAAcatcataaaagaaaaaatgtaataaataaattaaaaatactaAGATGGTAGTGTGGTATGTGCTGTCTTAAAAATTACGTTACTTTAAGTAATACTACATATATGATAGAATTTTATTCTCTTCAACAACAATTTGgctgcaataataataatgctcTTACCACAGCCCTCTCACTTTTGGGAGCATCTACTGTGGAAATTGGCATGCTTATCTTTATTCTTTATAACTAGACTAATGGCACACAAAGCCACGAATGCTCACTCAGACTAGTggcaaaagtttttttttagcttgcTGGTTTGAGTGTAACAGCTGGAATTATTGGAAGGACAATGATTCAACTTTTCTTAAGAATCACAGGCTAACTGGAACTTAAAGACTCACACAGTTTACTTGTTATGAAAACATCTTTTCTTGTGAGCCCATACTTTGGCAACAGCTCCTTTAAGGATCGTCCAATGTCTGCTTCATTTCTATAAACAGCAGCTGTGTCTGAAATattaaatacaaaagaaaagaaaacaatactgaagttaagtttaattttattacaggTCACAGAACTCTCTTGTTACATATAAAGTACTGGTCACTTTAACAAGTACCTCGTCACTTATTAGGCCTAGAAATGATGTGCAGCCCTACAGTTAACCAAACAGGTGGATTTTGCTTGCTTTAGCCTAACAAGTAAAACTTACAATGTTCTAGTGTAAGACAAAGTGACCTTTGCTAGCTTTGGTCCCACTGAGTCACAggtcataataattataataataataatttacaaagGCTAGTAAAGCCATATTACACCAGTAACACTGATTATTCTTCAATAATCTTTGAGTATTGCATCACAACAGACCTCAGTTTTAAATGTCACAAAGATAAGTGTTGTTGCGTCTGTGGTAATTTTTGGGGTGTAAGCAAAAAACATAGAGTAGTAAGAAATACAGAGGTGACTTTCAGGATAGTAGATATGTCCAAACCAAGTCTAATATAAGTGAATAATCTTGTGGATACTTTGCCTTATAGCCTCAAAACAGGTTTAAAGTCAAAGTGTTATTATCACAAGTTAACTTCTACCTATGAGTCGGTAGCCAAAGCGAAGTGCACTGTCAATAGCTctgtgtatgacatcatctcCTGCCACTGATCTCATCTGAAATGTACCAACTAATACAAACTCAAACTTATAAGATGTAGGTTAAATAAGATTATTATGTGAGAAATCAAAGTTTCAGACCTAAAAACTGTCATGATTTCCTAtgagtttttaaaatatttttttatcatggTCTCACCACAACACTTTGGCAGGACCACtcttaaaaacaacaaagcacTGAACTATCCCTTTTTGCTCAGTACTGTCCAATTTCAACTTGTACTAAGCATTAATTTGCCTTGAGTTAATTGGCCTCCACTATGGATAAGTATTAATATACTTATGTGGTGGTTCCAGTTCAGATAACCATTCATAGAACCTCGATGCCATGCTGAAGACGCTTCCCATTTGCAAAAACTGGCTGGTCAGGTAGGTCTCTCTGCAATATAATGCATCACGGCTGCTCAACTGAGAGAGCTTGGCCAGAAACAGCTATGAGTTTGGCAGCAGGGATGCATGGCATTTACAGACTCGTTGATCCAGCCAGTCAGTTCTGGTAAATTTTAAGTGCCCAGATTTTTGTTATGAAGCTCAAGGCTGTTAGTAAAACCTCtagatttttttctcttgggtCGCTGGATTTTCCTTTATTGGGCATGGCAGCTCTCAAGTTACATAATTTTAAAGCACTTGTGCACAGATAGTTCAATTCATTGCATTCAATTTACTCTCAGCTGTTGTAGTTAAAAAATACGTGAGGCTCATCAATTTTCTTAGAGATATATTCATCATCTATTAGACTGGTTGTTTAATCCATATTTAGCATTATCACTATAAATAATATATTAATAGCTGAAAACTCACGACCAATGGCTGGGATCTGTACACCATTATTTAGAGTATAGACTGGGAACATAATCAACTTTTTTCCCACAGCTTTTTCTCTTCAATGTTTATGAAACAATGGAAAAACCATTGTTGACTGGATAATCAGTGGTAATATAATATCAGCGCTCTCTCCGCATTGCATATGCGCAAAGATGGACGAGCCGAGAAACCTCAGCGGTTACCTTCAGCGGGAAAATCAAGAGGAAATAGTTCTCGCGGAGTGTCAATCTTTGTGCATTTGAATGCGAAAATCGTCAATAGTTTTCACACCTTTGGCTATATAACATACCAGGAATGTACATAATGTGAGGTAAGTATACCTAAGTGACTTTTTGTTCAAATCATTCgaacaaaatcaagaaaaaatgaagcgaattTTTATGTTTGGGCTTCCTGTCAAACCAAACAACAGACCGCGTGTTGAGACAAGGTCTTGCAATTGTTTACCGGCTAGAATGTTATTTAAAACGTATAAATGATCGTGGCAAGAACGTAGCCCTTAACACGTATTGTTTCTAAGATCTCTCGTTCATTTTTGCAACGATAGTCGGGGTTTTTTTCCGTACGAAAAGTCCTACTTGCTCGTCGCCAAAGGAACCTGGTTGTTTCCGGTGAAACAACAATGACACACAAAGCGAAAGACAGTGTTTGATTAACCAAATGTTCTCCTGGAAACACAGAGCCAAGAATAATAACTTCACAGGTGCAAGCCATAGAGATTATCGCACAGCCGGTTTTACTGTTGATCGCTTTTTATTTCTCACATAAACTCGAATTTGTGTAAATTTGACTTTGCAAAAGGTTGTTAACCATTCCTTTGGCGATTACAAAGGTCAGCTTTTATGTACTATTATGTACTTTTATAATTTAACCGTTATTACTCGTAATTTCGCTCGAAATTGTCATTCCTGTTGGGTTTCGAAATTGAGAAACAACAGTTGTACGCAACTCTCGATTGTGAAAATTCCGGGATCTGTAATGGTAATTATTGATATTCAATTGCAAATATTGTGATTTTGTTtagtttgaaacaaataataatttaaaataagaaaatcgTTAGATATCTTCGGTTTTTGGAAGGCTTTTAGTTTTTAatgcaatttttaagttttttttcttctggaaACAATTCCTTTTTCGCGAATAATCTGTAATTTTCGTGTCGGCAGTTCTAAAGCGAACGGAAAAACGTAATCCTCGGTCGATGCTCGCCTTGGTTCATTGGAGATGTCGTACAAGTTGTCCAAGATGAGATATTTGTATTAACACTGTGACAAAGGAAATTGCTCATATTTGAATTGGGTTTCCGTGCTTTAAAGAACTGTGCGAGCTGTGCCAATGAAACGTGAATCGTGCGTAGGTGAAAATGACGCAATGTATGTTGTGTCGTGACCTTTCGTGTCCAATTAGTTACGTAGTTACTAATACATGAGAGGATGTTTCCTGTGTCGACACTCCTGGCTTCTTTTATGACTTGTTGGATTGGAGTGGACTTTCGTTTCAACCGCCAAGACCACTTCATTACGAAGGAGCATAGACAATAAAGACATTCgcttaaaattcaaaatttgtcaTCGTAAGCCTCAAGAAACAAAGCGAAACGGTGATAACCACATTTGGATGAGCTGAAAGGAAATTTGACAATATCTGCAAGGTTCAGCTTTGTTCTAATTTGACTTTCAGAAGATCTGTGAGAATTTCTTTGAATAGCGACATCGAAGCCCGTCATCTGAGGTGGCCTTGATTGCAGAAACTTTGCGAGCTTTACAGTTCTAAAGTGTTGCTAAAATATAATTCGGCCACCGTAACATACTTCctttttttgcgtttttctACATCCTGTTGAGAGATGAATTTATTATCAGAGTGGGTGGAAGGGAGGGCTACAAATTTATATCACCGGAAAACACTTTCGAATTCCTGTTTTTCAATGCCAGCTGCTTTATTTTGTCACCTTGTAACACCGGCCTGCACCTTCTGATAGACGTGCAGTTAAAAAATCTCCTTCACTTCGTTTTAAAACGAGATTTTAAACGTCTCTAGCATCTACTATCTAGGTgcgttctttttctttctatgACTTAACTCATCTTCCTCAAATAGTGCTAAACGTCAGGATTTGCCCTCAGAAGCGATTCGAGGACGGTCGGTGTTTCGATCTGGAGTGCGACGTACGAGCAACTCATCTTTCTGGATATACGCACAGTTTTAAAAAGAATGCTTAAATACGTCATTGAGGACTTACAAAGTGACTATGAAGCATGGCTTGCTCACCGTATAAAACAGATGAAATTTAATCGCGTGAAATTGCTTTCTATGAACTTTCTTAGAACTCGGATAAGAATCAAGGTGTCATTTACCGCAAATCGGATATTTCTATTTATCTGCGGTTTGTCTGAGTTGTGGGCACACTCTATAAAAAGGCTCTTCTCCTCCGCATGACGAGGCACAATTACTTCGGCACATCAGGGAACGTAAGGTCCAATTCAAACTTCAATCCAATCAGTAAGCTTCTAGCTGTGTTGACTTTTCAATGCTTTCATTCATGtatgaaaacaaagcaaatgaacTTTTCAACTAGTTTCGCTTGGGCGTTTAGAGCTTTTTCAGTATTAGCGAAGCTGAGAAACTGGATGTAATTCCGATTATAGATGCCAAGGGCACGTTATCCCCGCTACTTACTCTTTTGCTTTGTCATGATTCGCTGATGCCCGCCTGCCCGCCCGCTTTACTATGATTCGCTGATGCCCGCCtgccacacacacacacacacacgaaGAAAGAGATGAACAAAATGCTAATTTAGTAACTGAGAAATTACTTGTCGTCTGGCCTTCTTAGCACAAAGACTAAACCGCAATTCAGTTCAGGTGATGTGAATTATAGCACTCCTGTCTGCTCGTATTCGGCTacgcttttttctttgtttgagatAAGTCGATTCCAAAGAGATTTCATTCAGTGTGAAGCTGGCAAAAGAGCGTCAAATCAGGCCTGGGCGATGTTTTCAGTAGAAACGTAGCCCCTGGTTCAGTCCGTTGAAAATCTTTCGATTGTTATGGTATTTCTAGCAAATGCTTTTAGCACAATACGTACAGAGAAGGCTGctgcatttatttttgtcacagGTCGTCGACCGATTAAGAAGCACGATGCCAAAACGGAAGCACGGAATTTTAAAATCGTCCCGCAAATCGAGTCGGTTGTCAATCGGGTCAGAAGAGGAACCCGTCTGTATTTGGGTACAATGCGAGAGTGAACATTGTCACAAATGGCGCCAAATATCGGCGGAGGAAGCCAAGGGATTGGAGGGCAGCTCATGGTATTGCTGGCTCAACCGAGACCCGCGCTACAACTCGTGTTCCGCTGAGGAGCAAAAAGCGAAGAAACCcaaacacatgaaatttatttaCAGTCTTCTACCTGAGGGAGAAGTCGTTATGGCTAAAATGTCGGGATATCCGCCGTAAGTACGGTCATGTAATAGCGAACTTAGTGCATTTGAGTTTTCTAACACTCAATCGAAAGTCGTTTTCCGTTTTCTTTAATTGTTAACATGTCTTATGAAATTTTAATTCCTAGTTGAAGCTGTCTTTGTTCTCGTGGTTCCTCTTATTCTAACCTGGAGGTTGTGAAGCAATGTTTCGAAATGCATTTAAGAATCCATGTAGAAATAAAGTTTGTGTCTGATGTTTCATTTCTTAACCAGGTGGCCTGGCCTGCTAACCCGTGATCCAACTTGCGGAGAGTACTACGATGCTCCGCTggataaagaaaatgaaatcacGCATTATCACGTAGAGTTTTTTGGTCGGCCTCGTTCTCGTGCATGGCTAGTGCCGAGCCTTGTGAACCCTTTCCAGTCCATGAATGAGAATGAAAGAGAAACTCCGAAGTTCAAAAAGATACTGGGAAAGCAGTTAATAGAACTCAAGAAATCTTACGATTTTGCTCTGAAGGAAGCGCACAGTTACTTAAAAAAGACAACCGAGGAGAGACTAAAGTCCTGTCattttaaatataaaaaaggTGAGTGATTGTATTTGaaggaaacgaaaaaaaaaaaaaaagggttttcTACATATCTTGGCGGAGCAAGAAGCGGATGGTTTGCGTTTGTTAGTGGCGCGGAACCGTCGACGTTTTCAGCCGTAAATTGATAGTCGAGGAAACTGAATGTTCTCCTAGTCTATTTTTGAAGGATTGTTTAACCTTTCATCATAACAATCACGTTAAGTCGAAGAAAGAAGACTTAGCCACCCCACCCTGTCAATTCCTACACTACCCTGTCACAGGTCATGTGATTGACAACAACTTTGACTGGTTGGAACTCTGAGGATTAACGTTTTATCAACACGACCAGAGCATGAAGGAGGGAATACTGTTTTAAGTGGTCTAATTCACGAATTTGGGAGATCAATTTTTATGAAATAACACTAGCTACAGTGGAGTGGAGATTGTgatattagtatcacccaactagtggactaatgcagatcctgcattttgattggctacgctactaaaggtctattagtaatagtcatcgagtagcgaagttcgccggttttgtaaacctattcaTTTCGTtgtattcccaaataaatattttttttgctgaattcattattgcttttttctgtctgactagttgggtgatactaaaac
It includes:
- the LOC141880620 gene encoding glyoxal reductase-like isoform X2, with protein sequence MVYRSQPLVMRSVAGDDVIHRAIDSALRFGYRLIDTAAVYRNEADIGRSLKELLPKYGLTRKDVFITSKLSPRDHGFDSAEKACLNSVEALGCKYLDLYLIHWPGVQKLKREDPKNAQLRNESWQALEKLYKAGLVRSIGVSNYTVDHLEELLQFALVVPAVLQVEFHPRLYQKNLHEYCQSKRIWLQAYTSLGQGKLLDEEVVRSIATQHNKSTAQVLLRWALQHGVGIIPKSVRSQHIQDNISITEFELSAYNMESLNLINSDTHFCWDPTGVK
- the LOC141880620 gene encoding glyoxal reductase-like isoform X1, whose protein sequence is MFPVYTLNNGVQIPAIGLGTFQMRSVAGDDVIHRAIDSALRFGYRLIDTAAVYRNEADIGRSLKELLPKYGLTRKDVFITSKLSPRDHGFDSAEKACLNSVEALGCKYLDLYLIHWPGVQKLKREDPKNAQLRNESWQALEKLYKAGLVRSIGVSNYTVDHLEELLQFALVVPAVLQVEFHPRLYQKNLHEYCQSKRIWLQAYTSLGQGKLLDEEVVRSIATQHNKSTAQVLLRWALQHGVGIIPKSVRSQHIQDNISITEFELSAYNMESLNLINSDTHFCWDPTGVK